TGGGGCTTGGAAGAGGAACCTACATCAGAGTTCTCCATACCTAGGACAGTAAGATGCAGTTGCGAAGGAACAGACATTGGCTCCTTTGCAAAGTCCTCTTCAGCTGGAAATGCTTGACCATAACTGGATTCGGGGGAAGGTGGTGCTTCAAACTCAGACACGCCATCAGGGTTTTCTGGCACATAATCCTACAGCAAAACAATAACATTCAAATCAGTTTCtggaagagaaattaatttccCTAAATGGGATAGGAAAATATTAACCATTCTTGTGATCAGTTGAATTTTCTTTTGATATTGATAGTCAAGTCAATTTAAAGTAATAAGTAAAATCAGGAAACAATTTGCAAGagtttattattcaattttcatCCAAAACTCCTTGTAACTCCCAACCTTGCTAAAAGCGCAAAATCCTATGAAAACTAGCTTTGCAAAACTTATAAGTTGTTTCCATGAACCAATAGCAGAGTGCAGAAACCAGTGTTTTCATCaagagaatgaaaaaataaaaactcaatgcaGACATACAACTAAATTATACAGGAAAATGAATTTCCAGATGAAAATACGTtcagaaaatgatattttcatcAAGAGAGAAACAAGTAGGACGATACATACATTAACATCAAGAAGATTGCAGACATGTCCCATCTCGTCAGTTACATTAGGAAGGTCAGGAATAAATCTCTCTTCACCATCAACAATGAACCTGTAATGATATATTCCTGGTGTAAGGACTAATAAGATTGAGTGATCCTTGCCAGCTCGCTGCAGTGCCTTTCTGCAAATAATAAACTTACCGTTACTGATCTCATTGTAGAATTTATGCAGACACTAAAACTATTTTATGTCAGATACAATCAATTGTCACTGACAAAAGAGTGGTTAAATCTCACCTAGAGGTCCAGTTATCCCAGGATCCCTCAACAGCTACGTTATTACCACCGTAGTTCCATGTAATCATGACAGGGATCCCGTGCTCAGGAGGTTGATTGACGATACCATGAGGCTCATTCTGCCACATTTGATTGAGAAAAGGAGGGCCGTTACCTCTTTGTAATGGAGCTAGAGGAACCTGAAAACAAAGAAagtcaatatttaatttaaaataatgctaATTTGCCACTGGTGAAACTTACATACAAATTTCCTA
This window of the Vigna angularis cultivar LongXiaoDou No.4 chromosome 7, ASM1680809v1, whole genome shotgun sequence genome carries:
- the LOC108337963 gene encoding SNF1-related protein kinase regulatory subunit beta-1, which encodes MGNANGREDGSITATADPPVAETVVAVAHAPDSHPPVRAFSSDSMANSPPQSPRRSRSPILFGPQVPLAPLQRGNGPPFLNQMWQNEPHGIVNQPPEHGIPVMITWNYGGNNVAVEGSWDNWTSRKALQRAGKDHSILLVLTPGIYHYRFIVDGEERFIPDLPNVTDEMGHVCNLLDVNDYVPENPDGVSEFEAPPSPESSYGQAFPAEEDFAKEPMSVPSQLHLTVLGMENSDVGSSSKPQHVVLNHVFIEKNLASKSVVALGLTHRFQSKYVTVVLYKPLKR